One genomic segment of Thalassospiraceae bacterium LMO-SO8 includes these proteins:
- a CDS encoding molybdopterin-dependent oxidoreductase, translating to MYKTHGSHWGAFEARAEDNRIVDIRPLAGDPDPSPILDGMAEGVHHDCRVKAPAIREGWLKHRDRARGGGRFVEVPWDEALDIVAEELRRVKDAHGNEAIFAGSYGWSSAGRFHHAKTQMQRFMNCFGGYTGQKHSYSLAAGLAILPHIVGDLAPLRGLTAWDSIAEATDTLVAFGGIPIRNTQVEPGGTASHTTVPWLKKLAARGTHVVSITPLRDDTPDFLNAEWIAPRPNTDVALMLGLAHTIVTEDLYDAEFLATYAVGGDRFLAYVTGAADGQAKSADWAAEICDVPADTIRALARRMAAGRTMIATSYSLQRGDHGEQTFWMTMALACLLGQIGLPGGGFGFGYGSMHGQGNPVPKMPSLTHSAGTNPTGSFIPVARVTDLLLNPGAEYDFDGERRTYPDTKLIYWCGGNPFHHHQDLNRLLDGWRRPDTVIVNEPWWTPTAKLADIVLPATTTLERNDIGHSSRDRFLVAMKQIVTPQFGARNDFDIFRGLAQRLDIEAAFTEGRDEDAWLRHLYDQAREGAGPLANRMPDFDAFWEEGILELEAPEKPHVVYEAFRADPAANPLPTPSGKFEIFSEEIAGFGYDDCPGHPVWREPAEWLGGAEAKTWPLHLISNQPKHKLHSQLDFVGPSRAAKQDGREPVFLSPGDAQARGIQDGDLVRLYNGRGETLAVAVISDDVRDGVAQLPTGAWFDPADWAAAGALERHGNPNVLTLDKGTSKLGQGPISHTTLVEVEKFEGRAEAPEPFRLPEVVALPAAE from the coding sequence ATGTACAAAACACACGGATCCCACTGGGGGGCGTTCGAAGCCCGCGCCGAAGACAACCGCATCGTCGATATCCGGCCCCTTGCCGGCGATCCCGACCCGTCGCCGATCCTGGACGGCATGGCCGAGGGCGTGCATCACGATTGCCGCGTCAAGGCGCCGGCCATCCGCGAGGGCTGGCTGAAGCACCGCGACCGGGCGCGGGGCGGCGGCCGTTTCGTCGAGGTGCCCTGGGACGAGGCGCTCGACATCGTCGCCGAGGAACTGCGGCGGGTGAAGGACGCCCACGGCAACGAAGCGATCTTCGCCGGGTCCTACGGCTGGTCCAGCGCCGGGCGTTTCCATCACGCCAAGACCCAGATGCAGCGTTTCATGAACTGCTTCGGCGGTTACACGGGGCAGAAGCACAGCTATTCACTGGCCGCCGGGTTGGCCATTCTGCCGCATATCGTGGGCGACCTGGCGCCGCTGCGGGGATTGACCGCCTGGGACTCCATCGCCGAGGCGACGGACACTCTGGTCGCCTTCGGCGGCATTCCCATCCGCAACACGCAGGTGGAACCGGGGGGCACCGCTTCCCACACCACCGTGCCCTGGCTGAAGAAGTTGGCCGCGCGCGGCACGCATGTGGTCAGCATCACGCCGCTCCGCGACGACACACCCGATTTCCTGAACGCCGAATGGATCGCCCCCCGGCCCAACACGGACGTGGCCCTGATGCTGGGCCTGGCCCATACGATCGTGACGGAAGACTTGTACGATGCCGAATTTCTCGCGACCTATGCGGTCGGCGGCGACCGTTTCCTCGCCTATGTGACGGGCGCGGCGGACGGCCAGGCGAAATCCGCCGATTGGGCGGCCGAAATCTGCGACGTGCCGGCGGACACGATCCGGGCACTCGCCCGCCGCATGGCGGCGGGCCGCACCATGATCGCCACCAGCTATTCCCTGCAACGCGGCGACCATGGCGAGCAGACGTTCTGGATGACCATGGCCTTGGCTTGTTTGCTGGGCCAGATCGGCCTGCCGGGCGGCGGTTTCGGCTTCGGTTACGGCAGCATGCACGGCCAGGGAAATCCCGTGCCCAAGATGCCGTCGCTGACCCATTCCGCCGGCACCAACCCGACCGGCAGCTTCATTCCCGTGGCGCGGGTCACGGACCTGTTGCTGAACCCGGGCGCGGAATACGATTTCGACGGCGAACGGCGGACCTATCCGGATACCAAGCTGATCTACTGGTGCGGCGGCAACCCGTTCCACCATCACCAGGACCTCAATCGCCTGCTCGACGGCTGGCGGCGGCCCGACACGGTGATCGTCAACGAGCCCTGGTGGACGCCCACGGCCAAGCTCGCCGACATCGTTCTGCCCGCCACGACGACGCTGGAGCGCAACGACATCGGTCATTCGTCCCGCGACCGTTTCCTGGTCGCGATGAAGCAGATCGTCACGCCGCAATTCGGCGCGCGCAACGATTTCGACATCTTCCGGGGCCTGGCCCAGCGTTTGGATATCGAAGCCGCCTTCACCGAAGGCCGCGACGAGGACGCCTGGCTGCGCCATCTCTATGATCAGGCCCGCGAGGGCGCCGGTCCGCTGGCCAACCGCATGCCCGATTTTGATGCGTTCTGGGAAGAGGGAATCCTGGAACTGGAAGCGCCCGAGAAGCCGCATGTGGTCTACGAGGCGTTTCGCGCCGACCCCGCCGCCAATCCCCTGCCGACGCCGTCGGGCAAGTTCGAAATCTTTTCCGAGGAAATCGCCGGCTTTGGCTATGACGACTGCCCGGGCCATCCGGTGTGGCGGGAGCCGGCGGAATGGCTGGGCGGGGCCGAGGCGAAGACTTGGCCGCTGCACCTGATTTCCAACCAGCCAAAACACAAGCTGCATTCCCAGCTCGATTTCGTCGGCCCCAGCCGCGCCGCCAAACAGGACGGGCGGGAGCCCGTGTTCCTGTCGCCCGGCGACGCCCAGGCGCGAGGCATTCAGGATGGCGATTTGGTGCGGCTCTATAACGGCCGGGGGGAAACCCTGGCCGTTGCGGTCATCAGCGACGACGTGCGGGACGGCGTGGCGCAGCTGCCGACGGGGGCCTGGTTCGACCCGGCCGACTGGGCGGCGGCGGGTGCCCTGGAACGGCACGGCAACC
- a CDS encoding phosphosulfolactate synthase, which produces MTANVPFSMVPLPTVRSQKPRKTGLTMMMDWGLPMNRVADYMDLLAPYVDLAKIVVGTARLYPEDYLVKKLALYKSYDVTPFLGGQFSEYVFATQGWSAMPGFFAEAKRLGFDALEVSDNCVPLDDNERAKMIKMAIAEGLEVHGEVGSKVVNQTPQDLIDQTQVCFDAGCEIVLVEGAELVTDGKVNEAMMSALKDGLDLERTLLELTGPWIKGVTLNDVFELKKFLLGEFGPEVNLANVQPDDVMETEAQRCGLSVVGPKTRAEAAE; this is translated from the coding sequence ATGACCGCCAACGTTCCTTTTTCCATGGTGCCCCTGCCTACGGTGCGCTCTCAAAAGCCGCGTAAGACCGGCCTGACCATGATGATGGACTGGGGCCTGCCCATGAACCGGGTGGCCGATTACATGGACCTGCTGGCCCCCTATGTGGATCTGGCGAAGATCGTGGTCGGCACGGCGCGGCTGTATCCCGAGGACTACCTGGTCAAGAAGCTGGCGCTGTATAAATCCTATGACGTGACGCCGTTCCTGGGTGGGCAGTTTTCCGAATACGTGTTCGCGACCCAGGGCTGGTCGGCCATGCCGGGCTTCTTCGCCGAGGCCAAGCGGCTCGGCTTCGACGCGCTGGAGGTCTCCGACAACTGCGTGCCGCTGGACGACAATGAGCGCGCCAAGATGATCAAGATGGCCATCGCCGAGGGCCTGGAAGTCCACGGCGAAGTCGGATCGAAGGTCGTCAACCAGACGCCCCAGGACCTGATCGATCAGACCCAGGTCTGTTTCGACGCCGGCTGCGAGATCGTTCTGGTCGAAGGGGCCGAACTGGTCACCGACGGCAAGGTCAACGAGGCCATGATGTCGGCCTTGAAGGACGGTCTGGACCTGGAACGCACGTTGCTGGAACTGACCGGCCCCTGGATCAAGGGGGTGACCCTCAACGACGTGTTCGAGTTGAAGAAGTTCCTGCTGGGCGAATTCGGACCCGAGGTGAACCTGGCCAACGTCCAGCCTGATGACGTGATGGAGACCGAGGCCCAGCGCTGCGGGCTGTCCGTGGTCGGGCCCAAGACGCGGGCCGAAGCGGCGGAATAG
- a CDS encoding sulfatase-like hydrolase/transferase produces the protein MEAKNLIILMSDEHTKAVTGCYGHPFISTPNIDALAAGGTRFDAAYTVCPVCVPARASFATGKYVHQIGAWDNATPFDGTQANWHALLRDRGHQTVSIGKLHFRSGEDDNGFADEELAMHIIDGKGDLLGLIRDEDTPKRGASWKMAKLAGPGESMYTRYDRDITARAQSWLYEEAPKHTDKPWVLFVSFVAPHFPLTAPSEHFYRYYNRDLPPPKLYDKRNAPIHPYIDDYRSIFTYDEHFKTPDMVKRAQAGYLGLISFMDEQIGLILAAMADAGLSSDTRVLYTTDHGDNMGNRGAWGKSVMYEEAAAVPLILSGPDIPKGKVVKTPATHCDIYPFIMDCVGAADGETLPDDLPGTNLMDLAAGAEPDRVAFSEYHGMGSKTAAFLVRKGDWKLVHYEDYPDQLFNLADDPEELSDLAGDPANAAVMADLAAELRKICDPAAVDKAARKTQARMIVENGGKDAIIKRGDLGFSVPPGVQPMFD, from the coding sequence ATGGAAGCCAAGAATCTCATCATCCTGATGTCGGACGAGCATACCAAGGCCGTCACTGGCTGCTACGGCCATCCGTTCATTTCGACCCCCAATATCGATGCCCTGGCGGCCGGCGGGACGCGGTTCGACGCGGCCTACACGGTCTGTCCTGTCTGCGTTCCGGCGCGGGCCAGTTTCGCCACCGGCAAGTATGTTCATCAGATCGGGGCCTGGGACAACGCGACGCCGTTCGACGGCACGCAGGCCAACTGGCACGCGCTGTTGCGCGACCGGGGCCATCAGACCGTTTCCATCGGCAAACTGCATTTCCGCTCGGGCGAGGACGACAACGGCTTCGCCGACGAGGAACTGGCGATGCACATCATCGACGGGAAGGGCGATTTGCTGGGCCTGATCCGTGACGAGGACACGCCGAAGCGCGGTGCGTCATGGAAGATGGCCAAGCTGGCCGGCCCGGGCGAGAGCATGTACACGCGCTATGACCGCGACATCACGGCCCGCGCGCAGTCCTGGCTGTACGAGGAAGCGCCCAAGCATACGGACAAGCCCTGGGTGCTGTTCGTGTCCTTCGTGGCCCCGCATTTCCCGCTGACGGCGCCGTCGGAACATTTCTACCGCTATTACAACCGGGACCTGCCACCGCCCAAGCTCTATGACAAGCGCAATGCGCCGATCCATCCCTACATCGACGACTACCGATCGATCTTCACCTATGATGAGCACTTCAAGACGCCGGACATGGTCAAGCGCGCGCAGGCGGGCTATCTCGGACTGATCTCCTTCATGGACGAACAGATCGGCCTGATCCTGGCGGCCATGGCGGATGCGGGCCTATCGTCGGACACCCGCGTCCTCTACACCACCGACCACGGCGACAACATGGGCAACCGGGGGGCCTGGGGTAAATCGGTGATGTACGAGGAAGCCGCCGCCGTGCCGCTGATCCTCTCGGGCCCGGACATCCCCAAGGGCAAGGTCGTGAAGACGCCGGCCACCCATTGTGACATCTATCCCTTCATCATGGATTGCGTCGGTGCCGCCGACGGCGAAACCCTGCCGGATGACCTGCCGGGCACCAACCTGATGGACCTGGCGGCCGGGGCCGAGCCCGACCGCGTCGCCTTTTCCGAATACCACGGCATGGGATCGAAAACGGCGGCCTTCCTGGTCCGCAAGGGCGACTGGAAGCTGGTCCATTACGAGGACTATCCCGACCAGTTGTTCAATCTGGCCGACGATCCCGAGGAACTTTCCGATCTGGCGGGCGACCCGGCCAACGCCGCGGTCATGGCCGATCTGGCGGCGGAACTGCGGAAAATCTGCGACCCCGCCGCCGTCGACAAGGCCGCGCGCAAGACCCAGGCCCGCATGATTGTTGAAAACGGCGGCAAGGACGCCATCATCAAGCGGGGCGACCTGGGCTTTTCCGTGCCGCCCGGCGTGCAGCCGATGTTCGACTAA
- a CDS encoding GntR family transcriptional regulator codes for MQTDVPGGYGEFLRLYWPAQDDLPKHERLRQAITASIADGFWTPGSRLPTESEWAAVTPCSLGTVQRALRSLVDDGLIHRRRGSGTTVASLRNQVAEPWHFLFRTADGGPNDLLPVYTRVIDRRVSRDKGPWSAAIDQGQDKVVRIDRIVTIDKAMEIYAVFYASADRYPELVDPPISTLDGANFHEVMAEHHHMPVHHIRQRLRVEMPPAYVISGCAWPDGAMASTVNVTAYSVDARPIYYQDFFIPPSPYILDLGTRIKS; via the coding sequence ATGCAGACGGACGTGCCCGGCGGATATGGAGAGTTTCTCCGGCTCTATTGGCCGGCCCAGGACGACCTACCCAAGCACGAACGCCTGCGTCAGGCGATCACCGCCTCCATCGCCGACGGCTTCTGGACCCCGGGGTCGCGCCTGCCGACGGAAAGCGAATGGGCGGCGGTAACCCCCTGTTCCCTCGGCACCGTGCAGCGGGCATTGCGCAGCCTCGTTGACGACGGCCTGATTCATCGCCGCCGCGGCAGCGGCACCACCGTCGCCTCGCTGCGAAATCAGGTGGCCGAGCCCTGGCATTTCCTGTTCCGCACCGCGGACGGCGGGCCCAATGATCTGCTGCCCGTCTATACCCGCGTGATCGACCGCCGCGTCAGCCGCGACAAGGGCCCCTGGTCAGCCGCCATCGACCAAGGCCAGGACAAGGTCGTGCGCATCGACCGCATCGTCACCATCGACAAGGCGATGGAAATCTACGCCGTGTTCTACGCCTCGGCCGACCGCTATCCCGAACTGGTCGATCCGCCGATCTCCACGCTCGACGGCGCGAATTTCCACGAAGTCATGGCCGAACACCATCACATGCCGGTGCACCACATCCGTCAGCGGCTGCGCGTGGAAATGCCGCCGGCCTATGTCATCAGCGGCTGCGCCTGGCCCGACGGCGCCATGGCCTCGACGGTCAACGTCACGGCCTATTCCGTCGATGCCCGGCCAATTTATTATCAGGATTTCTTTATCCCGCCCTCGCCCTACATTCTGGACCTGGGCACGCGCATCAAGTCCTGA
- a CDS encoding LysR substrate-binding domain-containing protein, which produces MNLKALQYFHAAARYGSIAQAAAHLHVAQPAVSRLIRKLEQDLGVRLLTRTAQGVSLTGEGDHLLARTAPILKLLEQTRAEVRNWDQEPAGPVSVALMPAVAPLVAPLLVRRVRDRHPKVLLNLSEGLGTVISDGVLTGQFDLGLFHADREVPSLAIIHLLDEPMFLIGPEDGTGVDREAIDLGDLADFPLLLPEAPNPMRRMIDRLTADRGLALDIRETVNSTAMIKAMVAAGLGYTIQSYSFFHEETQQGSPRFRVQKIEGMSRNWSLARLEGRPMGGAVLAVAGVLTDIARNFADTHYQPPAG; this is translated from the coding sequence TTGAACCTGAAAGCCCTACAGTATTTTCATGCCGCCGCCCGTTACGGCAGTATCGCCCAGGCGGCGGCCCATCTGCATGTCGCGCAGCCGGCCGTCAGCCGCCTGATCCGAAAATTGGAACAGGATCTGGGGGTGCGGCTTTTGACCCGCACGGCGCAGGGGGTATCCCTGACGGGGGAGGGCGATCATCTTCTCGCCCGCACGGCCCCGATCCTGAAGTTGTTGGAGCAGACGCGGGCCGAGGTCCGCAATTGGGATCAGGAGCCGGCCGGGCCGGTGTCGGTGGCGCTGATGCCCGCGGTGGCGCCCCTGGTCGCCCCCTTATTGGTCCGCCGCGTGCGCGACCGGCACCCCAAGGTTCTGCTCAATCTGTCGGAAGGACTCGGCACCGTCATTTCCGACGGGGTGCTGACCGGGCAGTTCGACCTGGGCCTGTTCCATGCGGACCGGGAGGTGCCGTCGCTTGCGATCATCCATCTGTTGGACGAACCCATGTTCCTGATCGGACCGGAGGACGGGACGGGCGTTGACCGGGAGGCGATCGACCTCGGCGACCTTGCGGATTTCCCCCTGCTGCTGCCCGAGGCCCCCAACCCCATGCGCCGCATGATCGACCGGCTGACGGCGGACCGGGGGCTTGCCCTCGACATCCGCGAGACCGTCAATTCGACGGCGATGATCAAGGCCATGGTGGCGGCGGGGCTGGGGTACACGATCCAGAGTTACAGCTTTTTCCATGAGGAAACGCAGCAGGGCAGCCCCCGGTTCCGGGTTCAGAAGATCGAGGGCATGTCGCGCAACTGGTCGCTGGCGCGGCTAGAAGGCCGGCCCATGGGTGGCGCCGTGCTGGCCGTCGCCGGGGTTCTGACCGATATCGCCCGGAATTTCGCCGATACCCATTACCAGCCGCCGGCGGGGTAA
- a CDS encoding TauD/TfdA family dioxygenase, whose amino-acid sequence MTTTQSGLGVKRLTGALGAEITGLSLAEGNYDNLFPALYQAFLDHQVIVLRGQNLTPDQLVELSKKFGPLEAHVLKQFNMVENPEVLLISNVKKAGKPIGAIYAGQYWHSDLSYMPRPTQGSFLHSKEIPSYGGDTMFCSMTQAYDDLSDPMKAFLCGLTATHDYTNVYDTFFAHLPDRPPLTAEEKAKVPPVAHPVIRTHPETGKKAIYVNPGFTRRINELSFTESRRILDMLFEHCQQPQYIYRHMWGVGDLVIWDNRSTCHRAVADYDMSENRHMIRCAVAGDIPQ is encoded by the coding sequence ATGACCACGACGCAATCCGGACTCGGGGTAAAACGCCTGACCGGCGCCTTGGGTGCCGAAATTACGGGCCTCAGCCTCGCCGAGGGAAATTACGACAACCTGTTCCCGGCCCTGTATCAGGCCTTTCTCGACCATCAGGTGATCGTGCTGCGCGGCCAGAACCTCACACCGGACCAACTTGTCGAACTTTCAAAGAAGTTCGGCCCCCTGGAAGCCCATGTCCTGAAGCAGTTCAACATGGTGGAGAACCCGGAGGTCCTGCTGATCTCCAACGTCAAAAAGGCGGGCAAGCCGATCGGCGCCATCTATGCCGGGCAGTACTGGCATTCCGACCTGTCCTACATGCCGCGGCCGACCCAGGGATCGTTCCTGCATTCCAAGGAAATCCCCAGCTACGGCGGCGACACCATGTTTTGCAGCATGACGCAGGCCTATGACGATCTGTCGGACCCCATGAAGGCGTTTCTTTGCGGCCTGACCGCGACCCATGACTACACCAACGTCTACGACACCTTCTTCGCCCACCTGCCCGACCGCCCGCCCCTGACGGCGGAGGAAAAGGCCAAGGTGCCGCCCGTGGCTCACCCCGTGATCCGCACCCATCCGGAAACGGGGAAAAAGGCGATCTACGTCAATCCCGGCTTCACCCGGCGGATCAACGAACTGTCGTTCACCGAAAGCCGCCGTATCCTCGACATGCTGTTCGAGCATTGCCAACAGCCGCAATACATCTACCGTCACATGTGGGGCGTCGGCGATCTGGTGATCTGGGACAATCGGTCGACCTGCCATCGCGCGGTGGCCGATTACGACATGTCGGAAAATCGCCACATGATCCGCTGCGCCGTCGCGGGAGATATTCCCCAGTGA
- a CDS encoding molybdopterin-dependent oxidoreductase: MSRLSLMIDMERCIGCKSCEAACKAEHGLGPGENRNRVVWLGDLERPALDFLTLSCQHCERPACLRACPVAPKAIFKDPDTGVVRIDEDRCTGCGECIIACPYGAMGYDATDHHAVKCDLCHDRRAVGRKPACATVCPGEAITFGDRADHLETIQAEGRRAVDHDAFLLNPANIFLERIKATAPAAEGFTMAGRHRPAVIDDPARRGALTPDDVVFPYRSTRAERTPDTVVPGGCNICFNCCPTQYHLKNGKVIRVTGNEDDPQWKGKVCPKSQFLLQLHNSPDRLTQPLKRVGERGEGKFEPITWDQALDEIAAKLEAVRDEHGPEALAIFAGTRTGTLTRKGYIRLFTQMWGTPNFTDTEPFCSEAKAVAYDQTIGMLGSGNSYTPGDLGSAALYVYFGDNQAESRPVHFGMINDWRLKNGAKMVVVDPRLTVTASKADLWLDIRPGTDLALALALAHHVFECNLQDQRFCDNWVAGWDVWRDYLMAKGYSPDWAAGVTGIEASKIRALAEEIAHADGCVIFAARGVNQHANGTQTNRALMFLAAITGNIGRKGGAFFNFGTPSPVVANAPADRIRHPQKPMAGVNPARWLDAMQTNDPYPLRAFITCNNPLSAWPHQDRVREAFKALDLLVHIELFANETSAYADYVLPAATGVEKGEISRASEDRRVVWIDKVIEPPGEAKADGWIWIELGKRFGFDDVLQDKYKDSALFWDEMCINDPWMKGCTQKRLHSVPWRWVRVPVADEDAPEIETLHLEGTTALGRPEGHRFPTKSGKLEFWTEALEAKFRTLGFSALPEFYTDREQLIDLPYAVRTTGGEAVRSPFAKTPADTVTSRIVQPDMDSPARALKARGFDTQLITGRPAAPHFHSWTHYAWQAQEMWPDLYVQVHPAKAAALGIEDGREVTVETDHGRITARAWLHAGIRMDTVFIPIGWDKAQPFHPWASVNYLTDESQRDPLSDHANLKGYMCRISAKAT; this comes from the coding sequence ATGTCCCGCCTGTCCCTGATGATCGACATGGAACGCTGCATCGGCTGCAAAAGCTGCGAGGCCGCATGCAAGGCCGAACACGGCCTGGGCCCGGGCGAGAACCGCAACCGCGTGGTCTGGCTCGGCGATCTGGAGCGCCCGGCCCTCGATTTCCTGACCCTGTCCTGCCAGCATTGCGAGCGGCCCGCCTGCCTGCGCGCCTGCCCGGTGGCGCCCAAGGCTATTTTCAAAGACCCTGACACCGGCGTCGTCCGCATCGATGAAGACCGATGCACCGGCTGCGGCGAATGCATCATCGCCTGCCCCTACGGCGCCATGGGTTATGACGCCACCGACCATCACGCGGTGAAATGCGACCTGTGCCACGACCGGCGCGCGGTCGGGCGCAAGCCCGCCTGCGCTACCGTCTGCCCCGGCGAGGCCATCACCTTCGGCGACCGCGCCGACCATCTGGAAACGATCCAGGCCGAGGGCCGGCGGGCCGTCGACCACGACGCCTTCCTGCTCAACCCCGCCAACATCTTTCTGGAGCGCATCAAGGCCACGGCTCCCGCCGCCGAAGGATTTACCATGGCGGGCCGCCACCGTCCGGCGGTGATCGACGACCCGGCCCGGCGCGGCGCGCTGACGCCCGACGACGTGGTCTTTCCCTATCGTTCGACCCGCGCCGAGCGCACCCCCGACACCGTGGTGCCCGGCGGCTGCAACATCTGCTTCAACTGCTGCCCGACCCAATATCACCTGAAGAACGGCAAGGTGATCCGCGTGACGGGGAACGAGGACGATCCGCAATGGAAGGGCAAGGTTTGCCCCAAATCCCAATTCCTGTTGCAGCTTCACAACAGCCCCGACCGCCTGACCCAGCCCCTGAAGCGCGTCGGCGAACGGGGCGAGGGCAAGTTCGAACCCATCACCTGGGATCAGGCCCTGGATGAGATCGCGGCCAAGCTTGAGGCCGTGCGCGATGAACATGGCCCGGAAGCCCTCGCCATCTTCGCCGGCACGCGCACGGGCACGCTGACCCGCAAGGGCTATATCCGCCTGTTCACCCAGATGTGGGGCACGCCCAACTTCACCGATACGGAACCGTTCTGTTCCGAAGCCAAGGCCGTCGCCTACGATCAGACCATCGGCATGCTCGGCAGCGGCAACAGCTATACCCCGGGTGATCTGGGATCGGCCGCGCTCTACGTCTATTTTGGCGACAACCAGGCGGAATCCCGGCCCGTCCACTTCGGCATGATCAACGACTGGCGGCTCAAGAACGGGGCCAAGATGGTGGTGGTCGATCCGCGCCTGACCGTGACGGCCAGCAAGGCCGACCTGTGGCTCGACATCCGGCCCGGCACGGATTTGGCGCTGGCCCTGGCCCTCGCCCACCACGTCTTTGAATGCAATCTGCAGGACCAGCGGTTCTGCGACAACTGGGTCGCGGGCTGGGACGTCTGGCGCGACTACCTGATGGCCAAGGGCTATTCGCCGGACTGGGCCGCCGGGGTCACCGGCATTGAGGCCTCGAAAATCCGCGCCCTGGCCGAGGAAATCGCCCATGCCGACGGCTGCGTGATATTCGCGGCGCGCGGCGTCAACCAGCATGCCAACGGCACCCAGACCAACCGCGCCCTGATGTTCCTGGCCGCCATCACCGGCAACATCGGGCGCAAGGGCGGGGCTTTCTTCAACTTCGGCACGCCGTCCCCGGTGGTCGCCAACGCGCCCGCCGACCGCATCCGCCATCCGCAAAAGCCCATGGCCGGCGTCAACCCGGCGCGCTGGCTCGACGCCATGCAGACCAACGATCCCTATCCGCTGCGCGCCTTCATCACCTGCAACAACCCGCTCTCGGCCTGGCCCCATCAGGACCGCGTGCGCGAGGCCTTCAAGGCGCTCGACCTGCTGGTGCATATCGAACTGTTCGCCAACGAAACCAGCGCCTATGCGGATTACGTCCTGCCCGCCGCGACAGGGGTGGAAAAGGGCGAAATCAGCCGCGCCAGCGAGGACCGCCGCGTGGTCTGGATCGACAAGGTGATCGAGCCGCCCGGCGAAGCCAAGGCCGACGGCTGGATCTGGATCGAGCTGGGCAAGCGGTTCGGCTTCGACGACGTGCTCCAGGACAAGTACAAGGACTCAGCCCTGTTCTGGGACGAAATGTGCATCAACGACCCCTGGATGAAGGGCTGCACGCAGAAGCGCCTGCATTCCGTGCCCTGGCGCTGGGTCCGCGTGCCCGTGGCCGACGAGGACGCGCCCGAGATCGAGACCCTGCACCTGGAGGGCACGACGGCGCTGGGCCGGCCCGAGGGCCACCGTTTTCCCACGAAAAGCGGCAAGCTGGAATTCTGGACCGAGGCACTGGAGGCCAAGTTCCGGACCCTCGGTTTCTCCGCTCTGCCCGAGTTCTATACGGACCGCGAACAGCTTATCGACCTGCCCTATGCGGTGCGGACGACGGGCGGCGAGGCGGTGCGCAGCCCCTTCGCGAAAACCCCGGCCGACACGGTGACGTCGCGCATCGTGCAGCCGGACATGGACTCGCCCGCGCGCGCGCTGAAGGCCCGCGGCTTCGACACGCAATTGATCACCGGCCGGCCCGCCGCCCCGCATTTCCATTCCTGGACCCATTACGCCTGGCAGGCGCAGGAAATGTGGCCGGACCTCTACGTGCAGGTCCACCCGGCCAAGGCGGCCGCGCTGGGCATCGAGGACGGCCGGGAAGTGACGGTCGAAACGGACCATGGCCGCATCACGGCGCGGGCCTGGCTGCACGCGGGCATCCGCATGGACACGGTGTTCATCCCCATCGGCTGGGACAAGGCGCAGCCGTTCCATCCCTGGGCCTCGGTCAATTATCTGACCGACGAGAGCCAGCGCGACCCGTTGTCGGATCACGCCAACCTCAAAGGCTACATGTGCCGGATATCGGCCAAGGCGACGTAG